AAGTCCAATACGATCAAGTCATAAATTCCCCGCTCCCCTTCATACAAGGCTTCTTCTCCGTCGTATACTTGTACGATATCACCTATTTCACTTAAAATTTCTAAAATGCTATCTGATAAAATTTCATCATCTTCTACTAATAGTATTTTCAGCATTTGTTTTCACATCCTTATAATCAAAAAAGAAGACGCGTGGGAATCATTTCTTTGTCACGTCCTCTATCTTCGTCTTTATTCATTTTTAATGTATAGGAAGTGATGGGAACATAAATCTACGAGTTACGACCCAATCACTTAGAATCCGGATGAACGGTGGAAGCAGAAGCATCCCCTTCGGAAATAAGCAGAAATTCACAAAAATTTGAAGAACAATTTTCGTAAATTCCCTCTTATTTCTCGGGGTTAAACACTTCTGTTCCATCCTCTTCCTTAAAAGCTTTTAATCTTCTTTTTTTTCAGTTGAGTCTTGTTTTTTATCCTGCCAAGATTTTTCTGCTGAATCTTTTGTTTCCTTTTCAACAGCCTTCGCATCTGTTATTTCTTTTTCAACATCTTCAAAATCTAAACGGGTGATTTCGCCGCCTAGCTCATTCATAATCAATTGGTTTAATGGACGATTGTCATCTTCCTCAGCAATCAGAATCAAACCTGTTTCACCTTCGCCGATTTGTTTGGTTACATGTTCAAAAACCGTCTGAGCGCCTTGGATTTCCTTTGCATCCTGAGAAGCTCCAAATAAACTTCCCGCAAACCAACCAAGTAAAATACCTAAGGGACCTCCTAGAATACCAATCAGCATCCCGATCATACTATTCTTTGCAGTATGATTATTCCCTGTAAAGTCTAAGAAATCATCGATCTTAAACTGATGAACACCATCATTTACATGGGTTACTACAGCCATTTGTTCCCCTTTGATTTTTTTCTCAACATACAATTTCTTTATTTCTGAAAATGCTTGGTAAGCCTGGCTTTCTACTTCAAAATGCATAATAATAACTCGTTTAGACATATAAACACCTCGTTCTCTTTGATATCCTTATTCTATCAATAAAGTAGCTAGTAACGCAATGAAAATCAATTATCTCGGTGGTTGACCGCCAGGCCCTCCGCCCATTTGATTGCCAGTGACTTCTGAGCCAGATTGATCAACTGATGTCAATACGTCATTGATTGAAATTTTTGCTAGTTCTGTTCCAGTTGAATAACTGCCGTTGCTGTATAAACCATTTTTCGCTACTCCAGTATCTTTGCCACCAGTCGATAAGGTTACCGTTTCACCAACTTTTAGATCAGGTGAACTAATTGCGATATGAGAGAAATCTTTTTCCGGCGCAAATGAAATAATCGTTTCTCCAGTAGCATTTTTTAGATTGACCAAGGTCCCTGCTTTTTGAATATCATCAAAGTAAAGACTCAGTGCTGCTTGAGAAGAAGCGTCACTAGCGCTCATTGCCATCCCGGAACTGCCGCTTGCAACAAATACACCGCCATCTATTGTAAAGGTTCCATCATAATCAAGTGCGCCATTGCCATCATCAGTTGGACCATTTACGATTAGCGTGCCAGCAGTCATTCGAATATCACCGTTACTATCGATTCCGTCACCATCAGCATTTACATAAGTTGTTCCACCGTTTATTTCTATAAATTTAGTGCTATCTCCACCGCCGCCTGGCTGTCCTCCACCGGGTTCACCAAATGAATCTGCACCGAATTGTCCTCCTTGCTCTTCTTCGCCAGAGCTACCGCCAGCGGCATTGATACCATCATCGGATGCCTTAACAGAAATCTCGGCGTCGTTAATCATTACCGTTGCCCCTTCTAATCCTTCGTAAGAGTGATTAACTGTAATCTTTCCGTTATTGATCAGCAAATCAGTATCTGCATGGATACCGTCATCGCCACTTGCTAATGAAAAGGTACCATTATTGATCGTAACCGCTGCATTGGAATGGATTGCATCATCAGCTGTATTTAAATCAAACGTTCCATCATCTACAATGATATTTCCTGACGCTTTCAAGCCTTTGTAACTAGCTGTGGTATCAATTGATTGAGCATCGTAACCATCTGCTGTTTGGATCTTGATATCAGATTTTGCGATAGATAAATTTGTTTCCGCCTGAATACCATCATTGCCAGATTGAATCGTAAACGTCCCGCCATCTATTGCGATCCAACCTTTATTTGCGTCCGTACTATTATTTGCTTGAATCCCATCGCCTTCTGTTGTGTTCAAAGAAAATGTTCCACTTGCAATCGATACAGAGTCTTTTCCTTTGATCGCGTTGTTTTTAGCGGTAACATTGATCGTTCCATTTGTAATAACCAAGTCATCTTTACTCCGAATGCCGTTACTATAGTTACCTGTAACTTCTAACGTTCCAGCACCGTTGATTGTTAAATCATCTTTACTGAAAAAAGCAGCATCTGGTTCTGTTTCGCCCTCTATAGCAAATGTGTACTTGGAACCATCTGAAAGTCTGTTTTTTGAGTCTTGTGCTAAAGTCGTGATTACTTTTTTGGCTTGCTCTACATAAATTGCTGAAGATGATTTGCTAGTTATTGATGCGTCGTTTAAAGCCAGATGAACGGTCTCTTCATTCGCATTGATTTTTAACTGCCCGTTGTAGCTACCTGATATGATATAGGTACCACCAGCAGTGATCGTGATCGTCTGATCTTTTTCTGAAGCACCGGTCCCATCGATTTTGCTTCCAGAGTCTTTTAGTTCAATTTTAGTCGCTGTTTTTTCATCATAGCTTTCATTAAAATCTTCTTCAGAATAATCGCCGTATTTATTTTCAGTTGATTTGGCGGCCTCTTGAACTGCAACAACTTGTTTCTGACTTTTTGAAGTTGACGTAGTTGTGTTTTGGGCAGCTTCTTTGGTACATCCCGTTAGTAGGATCAGCACGGTTGCTAATACCATTAAACCAAATTTTGTTTTTTTCATTATGCTCACCTACAATTCTTCTCTATTTGTCGAAACTTTGCCTGAAATAATTGTTAAATTACCATTTCTAACACGCATAGCATCCATCAATTCTTTTTCCGTTTGGCTATCTTTTAAGGTTATTCGATAGCGAAGTTCGTATAAACTGCCCATGTTGGTTGTTTTTACTGAATCTAAACTAGATGTGTAAGCATATTGCTGAAATAGATCATCAAACAAATCAGGATAATCTAAATCTTCTGGAATAGTGACCTTAATTTCCCGTTCCGCCACTTTTTGTTTTTCACCAAAATGAATCGTATTCAAGAATACTAAAAAGCAGGCAATAATTACGGAAAAAATGGCAATATAACTAACATACCCCATACCTGTGGCTAAACCAATTCCCATTGACCAAAAGATACTGGTGATCTCTCTTGCACCACCAGCTACCGAGCGGAATCTAATCAAGCTGAATGCACCTAAAACCGCCACACCGGTTCCTAGATTTCCATTGACTAACATGATTACTAACTGAACTAATACAGGTAAAACAGCCAGAGTGATTACAAAGTTTTTACTATAAACATTTCTATACATATGGATGCACGCAACTAAAAGTCCAAGCATGATAGAAGTAACAATACAAAGTAAAAGCTGTTTGATTGAAAGAGCTACAGCACTTTCTACTAATAAACTAGACAACATTTAAAAAATCCTCCTTGCAATATAAATATCTCTGATACGTTTGAGCATATTTTGAAAATGAGGTTGGGTAGATTTCAAGTTCTGCTAACAGTTCTGAAAACCAAAGCGGATAAGCGCCTAATGCTTTAACCTCCATCAACACATCAATTTCTGACGCTACTCGTTCTCCTTTATCATCTAACACTTGGCTTAACTGTTCTTTTCGATAACGAATATTGAAATCAAACGTAATTCGAAAGTCTTCGTTTTCTGAATCAAAAAGCGCTCGTCGATCATAAGCAATCATGACCTTAGGCTCAAGTCTTTTTCTAGCGATTAACCAGTCGATTTCCTGTTTAATTTGCTGATCTTTGGTTTGTTCAAACTTGAATGAATGCGGATGCTGGAGATACTCTTTGCCGGATTGATACGGAAGTGCAACCCTTCTTTTATAAACCACACCGCTGACTTTCTTTTTAATTTCAAGAAAAACAGTTGAGTTCTCATTTGGGATTCCGTAACTGCGAATCCGAAATTTTTCCTTATACATTGGTTTTGCGATAGAGTGACGAATCATCTCATAATCTTCTGTGTCAAAATACACTGAAATAATTGTATGTAATCCGTATTCGTCTTCTCGCATAAAAGGCTGTAGCTTTTCCCTTAATAGATAATACTTTTCCTTTGTCAGTGGGTATTTTTTTTCTTTCCGTTGAAAGCTATTCTTTAGTTTCACCATTTTATCTCCTCCTTTGACTAAACTCATTGTATAAGAGGAAACATAAACCAAGCTTAAAGAGCAAAAAGGATGAAACAAAACCAAAAATCAGTTTTGTTTCATCTAAAAAGGCTCTTTTATGTTAATAGCTCACATACTGGTGTGTATTCTTTATTTTGATCCTTTGCTACGGCTTCCATTGTTAAATGTTTTTTGTACGTATTGATTCCTGTCGAAACCGTAGTATTATCTTTCGCTGCTTGAACGATTCCTTTGTTGGCAATCGTAATGGCATATGGGATCGTGGCGTTAGTTAAAGCAAATGTTGAAGTTCTAGGAACTGCCCCCGGCATATTGGCTACAGCATAATGTACAACGCCATGTTTGACATAGGTTGGATTATCATGAGTCGTGATTTGATCAGTCGTTTCAAAAATTCCGCCTTGGTCGATTGCAATATCAACAATTACCGCACCAGGTTTCATTTGCTTGACCATTTGCTCAGTCACTAGTTTGGGTGCTTTTGCTCCTGGAATCAGAACAGCACCAATCACTACATCCGCTTCTTGTACTTTCTTTTCAATATGATACGCATTAGAAATCAGGGTTTGAACATTATTGCCGAAAAGATCATCCAATTCTGCCAAACGATTAGGATTAACATCTAGAATTGTAACCTTTGCCCCTAAACCAATCGCGATTTTGGCAGCGTTAGTTCCTGCGACGCCACCACCGATAATCACAACTTCTCCTCTTTCAACACCTGGAACACCAAACAGTAAAATCCCTTCTCCACCTTTAGGTTTTTCCAAAAATTGTGCACCGACTTGAACAGACATTCTACCTGCTACTTCACTCATCGGGGTTAATAATGGTAAGGTATGGTTCAGAGTCATTGTTTCATAAGCTACAGCTGTCACACTATTTTCGATCAATGAGTCTGTTAATTCAGGTTCTGGCGCCAAATGTAGATAGGTGAATAAAATCAAATCCTCGTGAAAATATTGAAACTCTTCTTTTAATGGTTCTTTGACTTTAATGACCATATCAGATTGCCACACAGCCGCAACATTTGGTTCAATTTCGGCGCCGACCTCTTGAAATTCTTGATTGGTAAAACCAGAGCCCAGTCCTGCTTCGCTTTCAATGACTACTTGATGACCATTATTGATCAGACTAACTACACCAGCAGGAGTAATAGCAATTCTATTTTCATTATTTTTGATTTCCTTTGGAATACCTATACGCATGATTTTCACCTCACTCATTTATTTAAACCACTAATGACCGTTCATTACTAAAATGTTCATACTTTTTATTTACAGCAATATCTTCTAACATTTCAACTAAAATGTAAACTTCTTCATAGGTGTTATACAAAGCAATTGGGGCTAAACGAACAACATTTGGTTCCCTGAAATCAGGAATAATATTAACTTCTTTTAATGCTTTACAAATCCTATAGGCTTCTTCATGTTCTAAACAAACGTGCCCACCACGCTTACTATCTTCACGAGGATTGCCAACAGCATAACCATATTTGGCAAGTTTTTCATCGATTAGATACATCAAATATGCTGTGATCAATAATGATTTTTCGCGAATTTTATCCATACCGACCTCATTAAAGATAGTCAAAGTTCCTTCTAATGGTGCCATAGCTAAGAAACTAGGAGAACCAATTTGCCAGCCGCTTGCATCACGTTGGTGCTCAAACTCATGTTTCAGTTCAAATTGCGTATCATCTTTATTTCCCCACCAGCCTGCTAATCCTGGTGTTTCTTTAAAGTGTTTCTGATTCATATATAGCCCAGCGATCGAACCTGGTCCTGCGGATAAATATTTATACGTACACCAAATAGCAAAATCAGGATCCACCTCTTTGAAATCCATTGGTATTGCACCAATTGCATGACATAGGTCCCAGCCAATCAAAATTCCTCTTTGATGTGCGGCCGCCGTTACTCGTTTCATATCCAATACCTGAGAACTGCGGTATAAAACGGTCGGCAACAAGATGATCGCAACGTCATCTGTCATGGCTTCAATAACAGCTGATTCGTCAATCAAACGCCCATCAGCACTTTTCACAACTTTTACAGCCTCTTTAGGGTCATATCCTTTTAAACGAACTTGGCTGTCGATCGCATAACGATCTGTTGGGAAGTTTAAATCATCCACTAAAATTTTATATCGATCTTTTGTTGGTTTGTATAATGTACTGATACATTGGTGGATGTTGATTGTTGTGCTGCCTGTAATAACGACCTCATCTGGATGAGCATTAATTAGCGGGGCCGACATCTCACCTAATTTCCCAGCATAATGGAACAAACCATCCCACAGTTTGATTCCTTCTTTTTTCCAGATATCCATCATATTCAGTAACGCTTTTTCAGCATCTTTTGACGCCAGTCCTAGTGAATTACCGTCCATGTAAATTTCACCAGGTTGCACATAAAATCGGTCTCTGATACTTTTTAGTGGATCTTTCTGATCCATTTCTTTTGCAAAAGCACGGTCTGTTTGAAATACTCTTTCCATTATTCGTCACCTTCCAAGTTTTTTATTTAAAAAGCATCTCTAATAAAATGAAAATACTTTTTTGAACAAGATAAATTATGACAACATACTCTTTTTATTTAGTTTAACAAATCCCAAAACTGCCAACAGTGCGGCAACGCCTACACCACTAAGGACGTATATAGCTGCTGTCCAAGATTGGCTAGACTCACTAATTTTTGTAACAATCGGTGTTCCAATAAAGATGCCTATATAATAAAACAAATTGATAAATGAAATACTAGCACCGATCAAGCGCTCTTGTGTCACAACTTTAGGTGCTAAAATCATTACGCAAGAAGAAGACAAACTAGCACCTGCCGAGAGTGCAAAAAGCTGTGCAATAAAAGTCCCACTGCTTGCTAGGTGGCCCATCCAAAACGTTGCTCCAAGCATCAGTATAAATGAACAGAAAATAATCATCTGCCCTTTTTTAGTTTTGTCGATCAAATACCCTGCCAAAGCACCAAAAGGGATTCCAAATAGTCCAAAATAGCCTGTATAACTATTCGCCAATGTCTCTGATAAGCCATACTGCTGGGTATACATCTGCGGGTATAGATTGATAAAAGCAAAGAGTATAAATGCCATACACCCTTGAGCAAAGGCTAACAGCCAAATCGACTTATTTTTTATCGCTTTTGCGATCAATCCATTGTTTTCTTTTTGCCCAGCAATCGTACGGCTAGTTGGTTCATCCAGCAAAAAAAGATACAGACACAGCAACAGTATAGATAAACCTGCGATGATCAGCCAAAGAGAACGTAAGCCATAAGCTGCGGCTAAAGGTTTAAACAAATTCATTGCCAACATCGAACCCAAAGCAGAAAAAGTTCCCCAAAGTCCCGTCGCAATTCCACTACTGCTATCTTTAAACCAAAAGTTAATCAAAACGATCCCCACCATGATAATCATTGAAAAAGAAATTCCTTCAATCGCTCTTGAAATTAACAAGGACCAAAAACTACTAGAAAAAGCGCCCCAGATATTTCCGATTGCTAAACAACCCATCAAGCCAACTAATAATTTTTTTGGACCAAATCGTGTGACTAATGCACCTCCTGGAATTGCTAAAAAAATCCCAGAAACAGTGAAAATCGACATTAACCAAGATACAAGTGAAAGACTTACGCTTAAATCCTGACCCAATTCATTTTGGATCGGCACCAACTTCAATTGACTTAACGAAACGATCACGCCACCTGCATACAACAACAAAAATTTTAACCATCTGTTTCTCACCATAAAGAATACTCCTTTTTGGTTTGTCTTTTATTGAAGAAACAATACAATTACTAGTAAAATACGAATCATCTTAAGATAAATTAATCATATCGAACTTTTAGGCTTCTTGTATATAAATATATGAACTATATGTAACCGTTTTCTTTTCGAATTTAAAAAAGTGTGCCAATTATTTTTACAATCTGAAATCATTCTTTTTATAACTGATAACACTTAGACATAAAATAAAAGAAAACCTTACAAAGTTAATTTTATCTGGTAAAGAAACTGATTATCCTCTATAATTAATAGACAAAATGTTACTGTTGGAACAATGAATAAGGAGGTAGACCATTGGATAAAACGGACCGTAAACTATTAAAAATTCTGCATGAAAACTCACGTATCTCAATCGTTGAATTGTCTCAAAAAATCAATTTAAGTCGACCTAGTGTGAAAGAAAGAATCAATAAGCTAGTTGAACAAGGAATCATCAAAAACTTTACGATCCAAGTTTCTATGGAGCAAATCGAACAAACCATCACCTTCTTCACTGAGTTAAGTCAAGTAACCCTTTCTGTTGAGAAAACGTTGGCTTTATTAAAAAATACGCCCTGCATAAATGAAGTACATATTGTTAGTGGTGATGTTAACTATCTAGTAAAGGCAACAGTAACTACTACGACTGAAATGAAAAACTTGCTAGCAAAGTGGATGCAGTTTGCCCATGTCAAAAGTTCGATTGTTCTAGAAACGGCCGTAGAGAATCAATTCTACCTTAACACTGAAAATTAATCTAAATGAAAAAAATACTATTTACTACTCTTGTTATTTGTCACCTCACACTTGTGAATATCATCACTATTCTCGGCAAAAAAAAGAGCCGATAGATCATCAGCTCTCTTCTATATTCATTCTTCTTTTAATCGACAAATTCAAATTCATACTCAGCAATTCGGACAATGTCTCCATCTTTTGCTCCACGAGCACGTAATGCTTCATCCACACCCATTCCACGTAACTGACGTGCAAAGCGCATAACACTTTCATCATGTTCAAAGTTTGTCATTTCAAATAATCTTTCCAATGATTCTCCTGATAAAATCCATGTAGCATCTGAATCACGGTCGATCGTAAATTCTGGTCCTTCTGGTTGGAAGCCATAGTGAACAGTATCTTCTACTATTTCTTCTTCATATAATGGGAACTCAGGCGTTACATCGATTAAATCTGCTGTTGCGTTAAGCAAAGGCTCGATTCCTTTGCGTGAAACACCTGAAATCGGAAAAATAGGTAGATGATCAGCATATTCATCTGTTCGTTCTTTTTCAATCTGTTTTTTGAATTTTTTCAGATTCTCTTCCGCTTCCGGCATATCCATTTTATTTGCTACAATAATTTGCGGACGTTCCATTAAACGCATATTATGTGATGCTAATTCTTTATTGATCGCTAGATAATCCTCATAAGGATCGCGACCTTCCATCCCACTCATGTCGATCACGTGCAAAATAACTCTGGTACGTTCGATATGACGTAAAAATTGAGTACCAAGTCCAACTCCTTGAGATGCACCCTCTATCAGACCAGGCAAGTCAGCTGCTGCAAAGCTTCGTCCATCACTCGTTGACACCATTCCAAGGTTAGGAACTAAGGTAGTAAAATGATACGCACCGATTTTAGGTCGTGCAGATGAAATGACAGACAGTAATGTAGATTTGCCCACAGATGGGAAACCAACTAAACCGACATCTGCTAAAACTTTCAATTCCAGCTCAATTTTTCTTTCTTGCCCTGGCTCACCATTTTCAGCGATTTCTGGTGCAGGATTTTTTGCAGAAGCGAAACGGATATTACCTCGTCCACCTCGTCCGCCTTTGGCTACAGTCAAAGTTTGACCATTTTCAATTAAATCTCCGATCAAGACACCAGTGTCCGCATCACGAACTGTGGTACCTGGTGGAACTTTAACAAATGTATTTTCTGAGCCACGACCATGCATCCCTTTGCTCATTCCATTTTCACCAGGTTGAGCTTTAAAATGACGGTTAAAACGAAAATCCATCAAGGTTCGGAGTCCTTCTTCTACAACAAGAATCACATCTCCTCCTTGACCACCATCACCTCC
The Enterococcus silesiacus DNA segment above includes these coding regions:
- a CDS encoding MFS transporter is translated as MVRNRWLKFLLLYAGGVIVSLSQLKLVPIQNELGQDLSVSLSLVSWLMSIFTVSGIFLAIPGGALVTRFGPKKLLVGLMGCLAIGNIWGAFSSSFWSLLISRAIEGISFSMIIMVGIVLINFWFKDSSSGIATGLWGTFSALGSMLAMNLFKPLAAAYGLRSLWLIIAGLSILLLCLYLFLLDEPTSRTIAGQKENNGLIAKAIKNKSIWLLAFAQGCMAFILFAFINLYPQMYTQQYGLSETLANSYTGYFGLFGIPFGALAGYLIDKTKKGQMIIFCSFILMLGATFWMGHLASSGTFIAQLFALSAGASLSSSCVMILAPKVVTQERLIGASISFINLFYYIGIFIGTPIVTKISESSQSWTAAIYVLSGVGVAALLAVLGFVKLNKKSMLS
- the obgE gene encoding GTPase CgtA (ObgE; essential GTPase; exhibits high exchange rate for GTP/GDP; associates with 50S ribosomal subunit; involved in regulation of chromosomal replication): MSMFLDQVTIDVKAGKGGDGMVAFRREKYVPDGGPAGGDGGQGGDVILVVEEGLRTLMDFRFNRHFKAQPGENGMSKGMHGRGSENTFVKVPPGTTVRDADTGVLIGDLIENGQTLTVAKGGRGGRGNIRFASAKNPAPEIAENGEPGQERKIELELKVLADVGLVGFPSVGKSTLLSVISSARPKIGAYHFTTLVPNLGMVSTSDGRSFAAADLPGLIEGASQGVGLGTQFLRHIERTRVILHVIDMSGMEGRDPYEDYLAINKELASHNMRLMERPQIIVANKMDMPEAEENLKKFKKQIEKERTDEYADHLPIFPISGVSRKGIEPLLNATADLIDVTPEFPLYEEEIVEDTVHYGFQPEGPEFTIDRDSDATWILSGESLERLFEMTNFEHDESVMRFARQLRGMGVDEALRARGAKDGDIVRIAEYEFEFVD
- a CDS encoding alanine dehydrogenase, yielding MRIGIPKEIKNNENRIAITPAGVVSLINNGHQVVIESEAGLGSGFTNQEFQEVGAEIEPNVAAVWQSDMVIKVKEPLKEEFQYFHEDLILFTYLHLAPEPELTDSLIENSVTAVAYETMTLNHTLPLLTPMSEVAGRMSVQVGAQFLEKPKGGEGILLFGVPGVERGEVVIIGGGVAGTNAAKIAIGLGAKVTILDVNPNRLAELDDLFGNNVQTLISNAYHIEKKVQEADVVIGAVLIPGAKAPKLVTEQMVKQMKPGAVIVDIAIDQGGIFETTDQITTHDNPTYVKHGVVHYAVANMPGAVPRTSTFALTNATIPYAITIANKGIVQAAKDNTTVSTGINTYKKHLTMEAVAKDQNKEYTPVCELLT
- a CDS encoding cell division protein FtsZ, which translates into the protein MLSSLLVESAVALSIKQLLLCIVTSIMLGLLVACIHMYRNVYSKNFVITLAVLPVLVQLVIMLVNGNLGTGVAVLGAFSLIRFRSVAGGAREITSIFWSMGIGLATGMGYVSYIAIFSVIIACFLVFLNTIHFGEKQKVAEREIKVTIPEDLDYPDLFDDLFQQYAYTSSLDSVKTTNMGSLYELRYRITLKDSQTEKELMDAMRVRNGNLTIISGKVSTNREEL
- a CDS encoding molecular chaperone, yielding MKLKNSFQRKEKKYPLTKEKYYLLREKLQPFMREDEYGLHTIISVYFDTEDYEMIRHSIAKPMYKEKFRIRSYGIPNENSTVFLEIKKKVSGVVYKRRVALPYQSGKEYLQHPHSFKFEQTKDQQIKQEIDWLIARKRLEPKVMIAYDRRALFDSENEDFRITFDFNIRYRKEQLSQVLDDKGERVASEIDVLMEVKALGAYPLWFSELLAELEIYPTSFSKYAQTYQRYLYCKEDFLNVV
- a CDS encoding AsnC family transcriptional regulator; the protein is MDKTDRKLLKILHENSRISIVELSQKINLSRPSVKERINKLVEQGIIKNFTIQVSMEQIEQTITFFTELSQVTLSVEKTLALLKNTPCINEVHIVSGDVNYLVKATVTTTTEMKNLLAKWMQFAHVKSSIVLETAVENQFYLNTEN
- a CDS encoding kynureninase, coding for MERVFQTDRAFAKEMDQKDPLKSIRDRFYVQPGEIYMDGNSLGLASKDAEKALLNMMDIWKKEGIKLWDGLFHYAGKLGEMSAPLINAHPDEVVITGSTTINIHQCISTLYKPTKDRYKILVDDLNFPTDRYAIDSQVRLKGYDPKEAVKVVKSADGRLIDESAVIEAMTDDVAIILLPTVLYRSSQVLDMKRVTAAAHQRGILIGWDLCHAIGAIPMDFKEVDPDFAIWCTYKYLSAGPGSIAGLYMNQKHFKETPGLAGWWGNKDDTQFELKHEFEHQRDASGWQIGSPSFLAMAPLEGTLTIFNEVGMDKIREKSLLITAYLMYLIDEKLAKYGYAVGNPREDSKRGGHVCLEHEEAYRICKALKEVNIIPDFREPNVVRLAPIALYNTYEEVYILVEMLEDIAVNKKYEHFSNERSLVV